One part of the Vitis riparia cultivar Riparia Gloire de Montpellier isolate 1030 chromosome 6, EGFV_Vit.rip_1.0, whole genome shotgun sequence genome encodes these proteins:
- the LOC117916839 gene encoding elongation factor 1-beta 1-like produces the protein MAITFSDLHTEAGLKSLDEFLSGKAYISGDHLTKDDVKVYAAVLEKPGSHFPNASKWYSCVSSHLAKSFPGKAVGVSLGCQAAPVEAAPKEVKEAAPAGDDDDDLDLFGDETEEEKKAAEEREASVKASSKKKESGKSSVLLDVKPWDDETDMKKLEEAVRSVEMPGLLWGASKLAPVGYGIKKLQIMMTIVDDLVSVDSVIEEHLTAEPISEYVQSCDIVAFNKI, from the exons ATGGCCATAACCTTCTCGGATCTACACACTGAGGCTGGTCTCAAGTCTCTGGACGAATTCCTCTCTGGAAAAGCCTACATCTCTGG GGATCATCTGACGAAGGATGATGTAAAGGTTTACGCCGCGGTTCTGGAGAAGCCCGGAAGTCACTTCCCCAATGCAAGCAAGTGGTACAGCTGTGTTTCTTCGCATCTCGCCAAAAG CTTCCCCGGAAAAGCTGTTGGGGTGAGTTTAGGCTGCCAAGCTGCTCCTGTTGAAGCTGCTCCCAAGGAAGTGAAGGAG GCTGCTCCTGCTGGAGATGATGACGATGACCTTGATCTCTTTGGTGATGAGACAGAGGAGGAGAAGAAGGCAGCAGAAGAGAGGGAGGCATCTGTTAAGGCATCCtcaaagaagaaagaga GTGGAAAATCGTCTGTTCTTTTGGATGTGAAACCTTGGGATGATGAGACAGACATGAAGAAGCTGGAAGAGGCTGTTCGCAGTGTTGAGATGCCAGGCCTCTTGTGGGGAGCAT CAAAATTGGCTCCAGTTGGTTATGGGATAAAGAAATTGCAGATCATGATGACCATTGTGGATGACCTTGTCTCTGTGGATTCCGTTATAGAAGAGCATCTCACGGCTGAACCCATAAGCGAGTATGTTCAGAGTTGTGACATTGTTGCCTTCAACAAAATCTAA
- the LOC117915559 gene encoding scarecrow-like protein 3, translating into MAPMDERSSSVTSSPLQLFSMMSPSPSLGSPYPWLRELKSEERGLCLIHLLLTCANHVASGSLENVNIALEQISQLASADGDTMQRIAAYFTEALADRILKTWSGLHKALNSTRISFPSEDILVRKLFFELFPFLKMAYVITNHTIIEAMEGERMVHIIDLNSAEPAQWIALLQALSARPEGPPHLRITGIHPQKEVLEQMAHRLTEEAEKLDIPFQFNPIVSKLENLDFEKLRVKTGEALAISSVLQLHSFLAYDDEFLRKKSSLASKNSNGVHLQRVLQLNQTTLGELLENDVVNRYSLSPDSASSSPPSFTGSPKMDGFLNALWGLTPKLMVITEQDSNHNGSTLMERLLESLYFYAALFDCLESTLPRTSIERLKVEKMLFGEEIKNIIACEGVERKERHEKLEKWIQRLDSAGFQSMPLSYYCMVQAKRLLQGYGCDGYRIKEEHGCAVICCQDRPLFSVSAWRNRK; encoded by the coding sequence ATGGCACCAATGGATGAAAGATCTTCGTCTGTTACTTCTTCGCCTCTCCAATTGTTCTCCATGATGTCGCCTTCACCCAGCTTGGGATCACCATATCCATGGCTTAGAGAGCTAAAATCCGAGGAGCGGGGCCTGTGTTTGATCCATTTGCTACTCACTTGTGCAAACCATGTAGCTTCTGGTAGCCTGGAAAATGTGAATATTGCCCTGGAGCAAATCTCCCAACTTGCCTCTGCTGATGGTGATACCATGCAGCGCATTGCTGCTTACTTCACGGAGGCACTTGCTGATCGGATACTCAAGACATGGTCTGGTCTCCACAAGGCCCTCAACTCCACCAGAATATCTTTTCCTTCTGAGGATATTCTTGTTCGGAAACTATTTTTTGAGTTGTTTCCATTCTTGAAGATGGCATATGTGATCACTAACCACACTATTATTGAAGCTATGGAAGGGGAAAGGATGGTTCATATAATTGATCTCAATTCGGCTGAACCTGCACAATGGATTGCACTTCTTCAGGCCTTGAGTGCTCGCCCCGAAGGCCCACCCCATTTGAGAATCACAGGGATTCATCCTCAGAAAGAGGTCTTAGAGCAAATGGCTCACAGATTAACCGAGGAAGCAGAGAAATTGGATATTCCATTTCAGTTCAATCCCATTGTTAGCAAATTAGAGAATCTTGATTTTGAGAAGCTGCGAGTTAAGACCGGGGAGGCTCTAGCAATCAGCTCAGTTCTCCAATTGCATTCCTTTTTGGCCTATGATGATGAATTCCTTAGGAAAAAATCCTCACTAGCATCAAAGAATTCAAATGGGGTTCACTTGCAAAGAGTCCTGCAATTGAACCAAACCACATTGGGTGAATTGCTTGAGAATGATGTGGTTAATCGATATAGCCTTAGTCCTGACTCAGCTTCATCATCACCACCATCTTTCACAGGTTCGCCAAAAATGGATGGCTTTCTTAATGCATTGTGGGGTTTGACACCAAAGCTCATGGTCATAACAGAGCAAGATTCAAACCATAATGGATCTACTCTGATGGAGAGGCTATTAGAATCCTTGTACTTCTATGCAGCATTGTTTGATTGTTTGGAATCTACTCTACCAAGAACATCTATAGAGAGATTGAAGGTGGAGAAGATGCTTTTTGGGGAGGAAATTAAGAACATTATAGCATGTGAGGGAGTCGAGAGGAAGGAGAGACATGAAAAACTTGAGAAGTGGATTCAAAGGCTTGATTCAGCTGGGTTCCAGAGCATGCCTCTCAGCTACTACTGCATGGTGCAGGCAAAGAGGTTGCTGCAAGGTTATGGTTGTGATGGTTATAGGATCAAGGAAGAGCATGGCTGTGCAGTGATTTGCTGTCAAGACAGACCACTCTTTTCGGTATCAGCTTGGAGGAATAGAAAGTAA